The Candidatus Methylomirabilota bacterium genome includes the window GTCGCCTACGCGGGCATCGTGCTGCTGTTCGGCCGCGACTTCTCGCTCGAGGGCGGCACCCTCCTGGGGGACCTCGTGGTGTCGGCGAGCGCGCTGCTGCTCGGCGAGCGCATTGTCTACATGGCGCGGGCCGTCCAGAAGCTCGACCCCGTGAAGCTCCTCATCGGCCAGTCCGCCATCGGCACCGCGTGCTTCCTCGTCGCGAGCTTCGTGTGGGAGAGCGGGGTCCCCACCCTCTACACCACCAGCCTCGCGACCTCGCTCTTCTACCAGGGCGCGGTGGTGGCCGGCTTCAACTTCCTCGTGAACACCTGGATGCTCCAGCGCTACCGGCCGAGCGTGCTCGCGGCCCCCGCGCTCACCACGCCGATCTTCGGGCTTCTCATCGCCCGTGTGATCACCGGCGATCCCCTCACGCCGACGTTGCTTCTGTCGGGGCTCCTGGTGGCGCTCGGCATCGGCATCACCACGTGGACGACCCGGAGCACGCCTTGACCGCCCGCGCAGCCGCGCGGTAGCCTCGGACCATGCCGAGTCAGCCGTCGAAGCGCCTGGACGCAGTACCCAACCCGCATCCCGACCGCGACTACGAGATCGCGCTGGAGATCCCGGAGTTCACCTGTCTCTGTCCCATGACGGGACAGCCCGACTTCGCCACGTTCCGCATCCGCTACGTGCCCGATCAGGCGATCGTCGAGCTCAAGTCCATCAAGCTCTACATGTGGGCGTACCGGAACGAGGGCGCGTTCCACGAGGACGTGACCAACCGGGTCCTCGACGACTTCGTGGCGACGGCGCGGCCGCGCTGGATCGAGGTGGTGGGCGACTGGAACGTGCGGGGCGGCATCAAGACCGTGGTGCGCGTGGCCCACGGCAAGCGGCCGGAGATTTAGCGGCCGCCCCCCGAGATCACGACGCCAGCGAGAGCAGCACGACGCCGGCCAGCATCACGAGCGCGCCCGGGGCGATGTCCCGGACCTTCTGGCGCTCGCCGAAGACGACGACCCCGATCCCCATGGCGAAGAGGATCTCCACCTGCTTCACCGCCTCCACGTACGAGGACAGCGTCATGAGGTAGGCGGTGCCCTGAGTCACCGTGGTGAGCGCGGCGAAGAGGCCGAAGCTCACGAAGGCCTTCCAGTAGCGCGGCACCTCGGCGAAGTGCCGACGCGAAGTGACCAGGACGATCGGCGTCACGAGCAGGCTCGCCGCGAGGTAGCCCCCCAGCGTGCCCATGAAAGGGTCCGAGCACTGCATGGCCCACTTGATCGTCACCACCGACGGCGCGAAGAACAGGGCGGCGAGCAGCGTGTACCGGAGGCCGCGGTCGGTGAAGAGCACCGCCAGCGGCGCCCACCACGCGATGTGGGCCCGGTTCACGTTGAGCAGATACACGCCGGACATGCTGATCAAAATCCCCGCGATGCCCAGCGCGCTCGGCACCTCGCGGAGCGTGAGATACCCGAGGACCACCAGCACGAGAAGGCTCACCTTCCACAGCGCGGTCACCATCGAGATCTGCCCGAGCTTGAGCGCCTTGGACAAGGCCATGGTGGAAATGATCTGACAGACGGCGAAGGCGAGGCAGGCGGTCACGAAGCCCGGCTTGATCGGCGGCACGCC containing:
- a CDS encoding EamA family transporter — protein: MWFALALVAALCQVLRNTVMKRLGHSLDEYINVWGRFTFLLPFAAAFVWWRGVPPIKPGFVTACLAFAVCQIISTMALSKALKLGQISMVTALWKVSLLVLVVLGYLTLREVPSALGIAGILISMSGVYLLNVNRAHIAWWAPLAVLFTDRGLRYTLLAALFFAPSVVTIKWAMQCSDPFMGTLGGYLAASLLVTPIVLVTSRRHFAEVPRYWKAFVSFGLFAALTTVTQGTAYLMTLSSYVEAVKQVEILFAMGIGVVVFGERQKVRDIAPGALVMLAGVVLLSLAS
- the queF gene encoding preQ(1) synthase, with translation MPSQPSKRLDAVPNPHPDRDYEIALEIPEFTCLCPMTGQPDFATFRIRYVPDQAIVELKSIKLYMWAYRNEGAFHEDVTNRVLDDFVATARPRWIEVVGDWNVRGGIKTVVRVAHGKRPEI
- a CDS encoding DMT family transporter, which encodes MTSLRSLDARGALISLFLAALWGGNPIAVKVALADAPPLRLAWMRFLIGGLVILGWAFWTKRAGVLRFRPAEWRTMWSLGLLFCVQIGLMNYGIAMTSAAHSTVLLNTYAVHSVLLAHFFLPGDRLTLGKLGGVLVAYAGIVLLFGRDFSLEGGTLLGDLVVSASALLLGERIVYMARAVQKLDPVKLLIGQSAIGTACFLVASFVWESGVPTLYTTSLATSLFYQGAVVAGFNFLVNTWMLQRYRPSVLAAPALTTPIFGLLIARVITGDPLTPTLLLSGLLVALGIGITTWTTRSTP